In Flavobacterium lacustre, a genomic segment contains:
- a CDS encoding DUF4296 domain-containing protein — MKKIVVLVVLLVFVSCKEEVVKKPNRLIEKDVMVNIMYDLSLLEAIKYQSPAILDSNKISPKQYIYKKYKVDSLQFAQSNVYYASDYEEYKNMFEQMTKRLDQKKLAVEALIKAEKKKKKETKKAKSALKKKTDSLELNRRKKLD, encoded by the coding sequence ATGAAAAAAATAGTAGTCTTAGTCGTGCTTTTGGTTTTTGTAAGTTGTAAAGAAGAGGTTGTTAAAAAACCAAATCGGCTTATAGAAAAAGACGTTATGGTCAATATTATGTATGATTTGTCATTATTGGAAGCCATTAAATATCAAAGTCCTGCAATATTAGATTCCAATAAAATAAGTCCAAAGCAATATATTTATAAAAAATATAAAGTCGACAGCCTGCAATTTGCGCAAAGTAATGTGTATTATGCTTCAGATTATGAAGAATATAAAAACATGTTTGAGCAAATGACTAAGCGATTAGATCAAAAGAAACTTGCTGTTGAAGCCTTGATTAAAGCGGAAAAAAAGAAAAAAAAGGAAACTAAAAAAGCGAAATCAGCTTTGAAGAAAAAAACGGATTCTTTAGAATTGAATCGTAGAAAAAAGCTCGATTAG
- a CDS encoding dihydroorotase, whose product MNRVLIKNAKIVNEGTIFEGDVLIEDDLIVEISESISPKSSQCKIIDAEGNYLIPGAIDDQVHFREPGLTHKGDIESESRAAVAGGITSYIEQPNTVPNAVTQEILEEKYQIASEKSYANYSFMMGATNDNLEEVLKTNPKNVAGIKIFLGSSTGNMLVDNEATLERIFSSTPMLIAVHCEDETTIKNNLEKYKEEFGEDVPVTVHHLIRSEEACYISSSKAIALAKKTGARLHIFHLSTAKEMDLFTNKIPLEDKKITAEVCIHHLWFTNEDYATKGNLIKWNPAVKTANDRKVLWEALLDDRIDVIATDHAPHTLEEKKQSYLNAPSGGPLVQHAVVAMFEAYHQGKISIEKIVEKMCHNPAKIFKIEKRGFIKVGYYADLVIVNSGLPWSVKKENILAKCGWSPFEGFTFKSRITHTFVNGQLVYSAFKVKEIRAGKRLLFDR is encoded by the coding sequence AGTCCCAAATCTTCCCAATGTAAAATCATCGATGCCGAAGGAAATTATTTAATTCCCGGTGCAATTGACGATCAAGTACACTTTAGAGAACCGGGTCTGACGCACAAAGGAGACATAGAATCAGAATCGAGAGCGGCTGTTGCGGGTGGAATTACTTCCTATATTGAACAACCCAATACGGTTCCCAATGCGGTGACGCAGGAAATTCTAGAAGAAAAATACCAAATTGCTTCTGAGAAATCGTATGCGAATTATTCGTTTATGATGGGGGCTACCAATGATAATTTGGAAGAAGTTTTAAAAACAAATCCAAAGAATGTTGCCGGAATCAAAATATTTTTGGGCTCCTCAACCGGAAATATGTTGGTGGATAATGAAGCGACTTTAGAAAGGATTTTTTCCAGTACGCCAATGCTTATTGCGGTGCATTGTGAAGACGAAACAACCATCAAAAATAATCTTGAAAAATATAAAGAAGAGTTTGGAGAAGATGTTCCTGTAACGGTGCATCACCTTATTCGAAGTGAGGAAGCTTGTTATATTTCTTCTTCAAAAGCGATTGCTCTTGCCAAGAAAACTGGTGCTCGTTTGCATATATTTCATCTTTCTACTGCCAAAGAAATGGATTTGTTTACTAACAAAATCCCATTAGAAGATAAAAAAATTACTGCCGAGGTTTGTATTCATCATTTGTGGTTTACCAATGAAGATTACGCCACCAAAGGCAATTTGATAAAATGGAATCCAGCAGTAAAAACGGCCAATGACCGTAAAGTGCTTTGGGAAGCCTTACTTGACGATCGAATTGATGTGATTGCTACCGATCACGCACCACATACTTTAGAAGAAAAAAAACAATCTTATCTTAATGCACCTTCAGGAGGTCCGCTTGTGCAACATGCTGTTGTGGCTATGTTTGAAGCATATCATCAAGGAAAAATCAGTATTGAGAAAATTGTCGAAAAAATGTGTCACAATCCGGCTAAGATTTTCAAAATAGAAAAACGTGGTTTTATCAAAGTTGGGTATTATGCTGATTTAGTGATTGTAAATTCAGGCTTGCCTTGGAGTGTGAAAAAAGAAAATATTTTGGCAAAATGTGGTTGGTCTCCGTTTGAAGGATTTACTTTTAAATCCAGAATTACCCATACTTTTGTAAACGGACAATTGGTTTACAGCGCTTTTAAAGTAAAAGAAATTCGTGCCGGAAAGCGTTTGTTATTTGATAGATAA